From Bordetella flabilis, the proteins below share one genomic window:
- a CDS encoding arylesterase → MRPLIRLLFAFILAAAAAVASAQTAATQGGSIPGKTILVVGDSLSAEYGIARGSGWVPLLGRRLGEQYPAYRVVNASISGDTTSGGLSRLPALLRQHHPAIVILELGSNDALRGLSLAMTQQNLTEMARQAKQAGAAVLIVGMQIPPNYGRTYTEQFRDLFAKVASTENARLVPFLMEGIATDRSLFQSDGMHPNEAGQPRLLENVWAGLKPMLN, encoded by the coding sequence ATGCGCCCGCTCATCCGTTTGTTGTTCGCGTTTATCCTGGCCGCGGCCGCCGCCGTCGCCTCTGCTCAGACCGCTGCCACCCAGGGCGGTTCCATTCCCGGCAAAACCATACTCGTGGTCGGTGACAGCCTGTCGGCGGAGTATGGCATCGCCCGGGGCAGCGGCTGGGTGCCTCTGCTGGGCCGCCGCCTGGGAGAGCAATACCCGGCCTATCGCGTCGTCAACGCCAGCATCAGCGGCGACACCACCAGTGGCGGCCTCAGCCGGCTGCCCGCCTTGCTGCGCCAGCACCATCCCGCCATTGTGATACTGGAACTGGGGTCCAATGACGCCCTGCGCGGCCTGTCGCTGGCGATGACGCAGCAGAACCTGACCGAGATGGCGCGCCAGGCGAAGCAGGCCGGCGCCGCCGTGCTGATCGTGGGCATGCAGATCCCGCCCAACTATGGCCGCACCTACACCGAACAATTCCGCGACCTCTTCGCCAAGGTCGCCAGCACGGAAAACGCGCGCCTGGTTCCCTTCCTGATGGAAGGCATCGCCACCGACCGCAGCCTGTTCCAGTCTGACGGGATGCATCCCAACGAAGCCGGCCAGCCCAGGCTGCTGGAAAATGTCTGGGCCGGGCTGAAACCGATGTTGAACTAA
- a CDS encoding ABC transporter ATP-binding protein encodes MDTGNAIEVRGLGKRVADAGGTLSILEGIDFTVSAGTALAITGSSGSGKSTLLGLLAGLDVPSSGSVTLAGHDLFALDEDGRARLRANHVGFVFQSFQLLPNLTALENVMLPLELAGQPAQEAARGMLERVGLGDRLHHYPRTLSGGEQQRVSLARAFVVKPDLLFADEPTGSLDAATGARVIDLIFDLHREQGATLVLVTHDASLAARCERQLVLAAGKVVASD; translated from the coding sequence ATGGATACGGGAAACGCGATAGAGGTGCGGGGACTGGGCAAGCGGGTGGCCGACGCGGGCGGGACGCTGTCCATTCTGGAAGGAATCGATTTTACGGTCTCGGCCGGAACGGCCCTGGCGATCACCGGCAGTTCCGGTTCCGGCAAATCGACCTTGCTGGGACTGCTGGCCGGCCTGGATGTTCCCAGCTCGGGCTCGGTCACCCTGGCCGGGCATGACCTGTTCGCCCTGGATGAGGACGGCCGCGCACGGCTGCGCGCCAACCACGTGGGCTTCGTATTCCAGTCCTTCCAGCTGCTACCCAACCTCACCGCGCTGGAAAATGTCATGTTGCCGCTGGAGCTGGCGGGCCAGCCCGCCCAGGAAGCTGCCCGCGGGATGCTCGAGCGCGTGGGCCTGGGCGACCGGCTGCACCATTACCCGCGGACGCTGTCCGGGGGCGAGCAGCAGCGGGTATCGCTGGCGCGCGCCTTCGTCGTCAAGCCGGACCTGTTGTTCGCCGACGAACCGACCGGCAGCCTGGACGCGGCGACCGGCGCGCGCGTCATCGACCTGATCTTCGACCTGCACCGCGAACAGGGCGCCACCCTCGTCCTGGTGACGCACGACGCCAGCCTGGCCGCGCGCTGCGAGCGGCAGCTCGTGCTGGCCGCCGGCAAGGTTGTCGCGAGCGACTGA
- a CDS encoding FAD-binding oxidoreductase, with the protein MFTLSTNAIDELKSTLRGRIVRPSDADYDDTRRIWNAMIDRRPALIVRCAGVADVRHAVRFARAHGVPLTLRGGGHNIAGSAICDDGMMIDLSPMRSVRIDPAEQRAYVEAGATLADFDHEAQAFGLATPLGINSTTGVAGLTLGGGFGWLSRRFGMTVDNLRAADVVTAEGELVRASASSHEDLFWALRGGGGNFGVVTMFEFQLHAVGPQIYGGLVVVPGEQAPQALRAYRAAAASMPEELTVWSVLRQAPPLPFLPAEVHGKPVVAFAVCYTGPIENGPAAVQPVRQFGTPYGEHLGEMPYTAWQKAFDPLLTPGARNYWKSHDFGELSDGLLDALVDAAGRLPSPQCEIFVGQLGGQTTRPAADAMAYGNRETQYIVNVHGRWADSADDAAGITWARDFFDKAAPYSLGSVYVNFLTEEESDRVNAAYGTNFSRLGAIKGRYDPQNLFCHNQNIRPAS; encoded by the coding sequence ATGTTCACGCTGTCCACCAACGCCATAGATGAATTGAAGAGCACGCTCCGAGGACGGATCGTGCGGCCATCCGATGCGGACTACGACGACACCCGCCGCATCTGGAACGCCATGATCGACCGACGCCCCGCCCTCATCGTCCGCTGCGCGGGCGTGGCGGACGTGCGCCACGCCGTGCGTTTCGCGCGCGCGCACGGCGTGCCCCTGACCTTGCGCGGCGGCGGGCACAATATCGCCGGCAGCGCGATCTGCGATGACGGGATGATGATCGATCTTTCACCGATGCGATCGGTCCGCATCGATCCGGCCGAGCAGCGCGCCTATGTCGAAGCCGGCGCAACCCTGGCTGACTTCGACCATGAGGCCCAGGCCTTCGGGCTGGCCACGCCGCTCGGCATCAATTCCACCACGGGCGTGGCCGGGCTGACCTTGGGCGGGGGTTTCGGCTGGCTGAGCCGGCGCTTCGGCATGACGGTCGACAACCTGCGGGCCGCGGACGTGGTCACGGCCGAGGGCGAGCTGGTGCGCGCCAGCGCCTCGTCGCACGAAGACCTGTTCTGGGCCCTGCGCGGCGGTGGCGGCAATTTCGGCGTCGTCACCATGTTCGAATTCCAGCTGCATGCCGTGGGCCCGCAGATCTACGGCGGGCTGGTGGTCGTGCCCGGCGAACAGGCGCCCCAGGCCTTGCGCGCCTACCGCGCGGCGGCGGCCTCCATGCCGGAGGAACTGACGGTATGGAGCGTGCTGCGCCAGGCGCCACCCTTGCCCTTCCTGCCTGCCGAGGTGCATGGCAAGCCGGTCGTCGCCTTCGCCGTCTGCTACACCGGGCCCATCGAGAACGGCCCCGCGGCCGTGCAGCCGGTGCGCCAGTTCGGCACGCCCTATGGCGAGCACCTGGGCGAGATGCCGTACACCGCGTGGCAGAAAGCCTTCGATCCCCTGCTGACGCCCGGCGCGCGCAACTACTGGAAATCGCATGATTTCGGCGAGCTTTCCGATGGCCTGCTGGACGCGCTGGTGGACGCGGCGGGGCGGCTGCCGTCACCGCAATGCGAGATCTTCGTGGGCCAGTTGGGTGGGCAGACGACGCGGCCCGCCGCCGACGCGATGGCCTACGGCAATCGCGAGACTCAGTACATCGTGAATGTGCACGGACGCTGGGCCGACTCCGCCGATGACGCCGCCGGCATCACGTGGGCGCGCGACTTCTTCGACAAGGCGGCGCCCTACTCCCTCGGAAGCGTCTATGTGAACTTCCTGACCGAAGAGGAATCGGATCGGGTCAACGCGGCCTACGGGACCAATTTCTCCCGCCTGGGCGCCATCAAGGGCCGCTACGATCCGCAGAACCTGTTCTGCCATAACCAGAATATCCGTCCGGCGAGCTGA
- a CDS encoding DMT family transporter, whose amino-acid sequence MPRVTGARTADTAARAAPVAASRPLAGIALLLLSMWVLSSLDASGKWVMAAGVPMLLLSWVRYAAHLLVALALIVPVKGWGILASKRPREQMLRGGAMLGATLFFFTALRFLPQAEATAINFLAPLIVLLLAPWLLREPPRMSRWVAAGVAFCGVLIVIRPSGGLDAMGTMYGLLGAFCFAGQYIATRRVAGDDPLTSVIWSGGVGTVVLSFTLPYAVPAALPVLRELDALHWFVLASTGVTGCLGHLLQIAAYRKAPASSLAPFAYLQIVSSTTTGWLIWGHFPDALTWVGIAIICGSGMGIGVLEWRRARRLAP is encoded by the coding sequence ATGCCACGGGTCACCGGCGCCCGAACCGCCGACACTGCCGCGCGTGCCGCGCCGGTTGCGGCCTCTCGTCCGCTGGCCGGCATCGCGCTCTTGCTGCTGTCGATGTGGGTGCTGTCCAGCCTGGACGCCAGCGGCAAATGGGTCATGGCGGCCGGCGTGCCGATGTTGCTGTTGTCGTGGGTGCGCTACGCCGCGCATCTGCTGGTGGCGCTGGCCCTGATCGTGCCGGTCAAGGGCTGGGGCATTCTGGCCAGCAAACGGCCGCGCGAGCAGATGCTGCGCGGCGGCGCCATGCTGGGCGCCACCCTGTTCTTCTTCACGGCGCTGCGCTTCCTGCCGCAGGCCGAAGCCACCGCCATCAACTTCCTTGCGCCGTTGATCGTGCTGCTGCTGGCGCCCTGGCTGCTGCGCGAACCGCCCCGGATGTCGCGCTGGGTCGCCGCCGGCGTGGCCTTCTGCGGCGTCCTCATCGTCATCCGCCCCAGCGGCGGCCTGGACGCCATGGGAACCATGTACGGCCTGCTGGGGGCGTTCTGCTTCGCCGGACAATACATCGCCACACGGCGCGTGGCCGGCGACGACCCGCTGACGTCGGTGATCTGGAGCGGCGGCGTGGGAACCGTGGTGCTCTCCTTCACCCTGCCCTATGCCGTGCCGGCCGCCTTGCCGGTCTTGCGCGAACTCGATGCCCTGCACTGGTTCGTCCTGGCGTCCACCGGGGTGACAGGCTGCCTGGGCCATCTGCTGCAAATCGCGGCGTATCGCAAGGCGCCGGCGTCCAGCCTGGCGCCCTTCGCGTATCTGCAGATCGTCAGTTCCACCACGACGGGCTGGTTGATCTGGGGGCATTTCCCCGACGCGCTGACCTGGGTCGGCATCGCCATCATCTGCGGCAGCGGCATGGGCATCGGCGTCCTCGAATGGCGGCGCGCGCGGCGGCTCGCACCTTAA